aaacttgaatgaTGACatagatgatgatgatggcAAAGATTACGGAGATGATTCATCAGATGATCTCCATAGTGCTTGTTCAAACTCTGATGATGATAGGAAGAAAGACAAGTTTCATGAGTATAGAAGAGAAACTGATTTGGGAAAGGTCCAGTTTACTGAAGGGATGAAGTTTCCCTCAGCAAAAGAGTTTAGGGAAGCAGTGAGAGAGTATTcaataaaagaaggaaaagacaTTAAGTTTGTAAAGAATGAGACCACAAGAGTAAAAGCTAAATGTGCTACAGAGGGATGTGGTTGGAGTATTATGGCTTCACTTTCTCAAAAAGGTGAATCATTTCAAGtcaaaacccacaaaagtgAACATGATTGTCTCAGATCATTCAAAGTAAGGCATGTAACCTCAAAGTACCTTGCTGAGAAGTATGTGGACAGCATAAGATCCAATCCTGACATGCCTTTGGATCACTTGCAACAAAGAGTGAGGGAGGATCTTATGGTTGACATTTCCCACGCTCAGGCATATAGGGCTAAGAGGAAAGCACTTGACCTCATTGAGGGAACAAATTTGAAACAATTTGCCAGGTTGAGGGATTAATGTGAAGAGATAAGGAGAATAAACCCTAACACCACAATCATCATGAAAACTATACCTTCTCCAACTCCAGATGGTCAGCCAATATTTGAGAGAATTTATGTATGTTTGGGGGGCATTAAAGCAAGAAATGCTAGCTGGTTACAGAAGGTTGGTATGTATGGATGCATGCCACTTGAAAGGAGCACATGGGGGTCAGTTGTTAGTTGATGTAGGGATAGATGCTAATAATCAGTCATTCCCATTTGCATATGTTGTTGCTGAGAGTGAAACCAAGGACACATGGACCTGATTTTTGGAGTTGGTGGTTGAAGACTTAGAAATTCAGAACACAAGTGCATGGACATTCATGACAGACAAACAAAAGGTAAAGCTTCACttgtttgttttcatttcattttgtttattta
The sequence above is a segment of the Rhododendron vialii isolate Sample 1 chromosome 13a, ASM3025357v1 genome. Coding sequences within it:
- the LOC131313987 gene encoding uncharacterized protein LOC131313987; translation: MYVEPIIPIGMMESQTDEGGPTPTDKGNPTQTQNGCRTDEGCPTQTQTDKGSRTEKDCPTETDKGSRNDKGGPSQTDKDSRNGFCDGTTYDGVDVQDLGNRTSESDVSFEVDSDYEQSDDDGLYEANVDEKAEWAGFDNSKGKKPNLNDDIDDDDGKDYGDDSSDDLHSACSNSDDDRKKDKFHEYRRETDLGKVQFTEGMKFPSAKEFREAVREYSIKEGKDIKFVKNETTRVKAKCATEGCGWSIMASLSQKGESFQVKTHKSEHDCLRSFKVRHVTSKYLAEKYVDSIRSNPDMPLDHLQQRVREDLMVDISHAQAYRAKRKALDLIEGTNLKQFARLRD